The Desulfococcus multivorans DNA window ATCCTGCGGGCCGCACGATATCTTGATTTCCAATATGGGTTGTCCAGACTGGATATCGTGATCCCTTTTTTCTTGGGCGAGGCATGCGTAAAACGGCCATTGCCGAGATAGATGCCGACATGACCGGTGTTGTTCCGAAACCTGAAGAAGATCAGATCACCGGGCTTCAGGGATTTCTCGGAAATCGGAATACCGGTCTTGATCTGCTCCGCCGTGGTTCTGGGAAGTTGAATACCGTACAGGTTTTCATAGAAGCGCATCGCGAATCCTGAACAATCGGTCCC harbors:
- a CDS encoding C40 family peptidase, translating into MNSIRFPIASVIILASLFLVGCGALPLRVKPPVAQQDADSVRFWQGIKNWQGVPYRHGGSSNSGTDCSGFAMRFYENLYGIQLPRTTAEQIKTGIPISEKSLKPGDLIFFRFRNNTGHVGIYLGNGRFTHASPKKKGITISSLDNPYWKSRYRAARRILEKPPKKRLQLFSTINLSDQNRY